The DNA sequence GGTAAGGAAAAGCACCAGGGTCGGGCTCGACTCTAAACTCTGTGCTTGTGCCCCTGTCCACTGCTGAGGCACCCGGAGAGTGGACGGCCGCTCCTCCGACCAGATACACTAGGAAGGGGCAGTGCCATCTTGCAGGGCGTTTGGTCTCAGCCGACCTGCTTCTCATAGCTCCTGCCTGAGTGTTCGCAGGGACGTGATGATAGCCTTAGGAGATCATTCTAGGATAGCCAGAAAATGGTTTGTGATGACTCTGCTCTTCTCCAGAAATGACTGCTGAATATGCCTGCACAAGGAAACAGTTCAACAAGAACCTCAGCGAATTTGGATTAATTCAGGTACTGAAGGTTGTGGGTGCTGCGTGTGTTGATTTCACGTGTGGGCGTTACACGTATGCTTTCGTGGTCTGTACTGGGGACTCTCATGCAGCGGTTCGGAAGACGGCAAGATAACCTGCCTCCCTGTTCGGGATACCGGGGCTTGGTTCTCTTGGGCACCGAGGCTTTGGCCTTAATTGCCTTCTCTGCTGGCTGGCACATCTGGGTCTCAGCACATGCAAATCGTTTCttgattgtgtttttttctgaacACCCCAGGAAAAGTTTGCCCTGATGGCTCAGAAGGCTTATGTAATGGAAAGTATGGCCTACCTCACTGCAGGGATGCTGGACCGACCAGGGTTTCCTGACTGCTCCATCGAGGCTGCCATGGTGAAGGTAATCCCCGCACAGCCCGGGAGAGAGCAAGAACAGCTCCTTAGCTGTGGCCTTTCAGACCCAGTGTTGCCTGccaccttcctcttctctttagCCGATAGGCCAGTTTATCATCGACCCAGTATCCGTGGTGTccccaccatgtgccaggtaccGCCCTAGGACGCACATGGAGAGACGAGGATAGCATAGGAGAAGCAGCAAAGAACAGTGCCCAGTTGAGTGCATTTCTAGGACAGGTCAGTGTCTCCTGAGCACAGTTTGTGCCAAGTTGTCTCCGGTCTGTAGCAGATGGAGAAAAATCTAGGCCACGTATGTAATTTCACGTCAGTGTAAAACAGCAGCCAAGCTTTCTTAGGACTTTTGTTGTGAGTGTTCAGCCTTCCtgtttttgggtaaatactagaGTTTTCAGTACCTTCattctggggaggggggcggtgaggagtgtcttttttttttttttaagctccagtATAAAAGAGGCATCCCTGGTTCAGGAGAAGTGGTGAGAGGAGCTCAGAGGAGAGACCCTGCAGTGTCTCGAGGCGCTTTAGAGGCATCATCAGTAGGTCTCTGTGCCGGGCACTTTGCATTCACTGTGCCCCCTCATCCTTCACTGACAGCCAGACACAGGGACGGCCCCTGGACGCAGCCCCTGCCCGGAGGCTGAGCTCCCAGCCAAGCAGGACAGTGACTCTGCTGTCCGGGTGCTCACGTGTGGACAGACGTGTCTTTGTGTCACCCACAGCCGGGTGTCGGGCCAAGCAGCTCGCGTGCAGAGGGGCGAGCTGTGGGTGAAAGGGCCTGGGCGGGCAGGGTCGGGCCTCGTGGAGGAGAACAGGAGATTCCTCTGTGGAAGGTGTAGAGTGGCCCCTTCCACTGTAAGGAAGCCTCAGAGGTAGGAGGAGTCACGGTGGGTGGGGGGCCAGAGCTGGTCATTGTGGTCTAGGAAGCAAAGGACTTGCCTGAGGCCTCCCCGGGAGATTGCATCAGGGCTGCTACAGGGTTGGTCTCATCCTAGAGACCAGTTCCCGTGCCAGTCACCCCGCCCTGGCTAAGGCTCCCTCGTGGAAGGGACTCGGCCCTGCCGCCCCCGTGCTGAACGTGTCCTGGGTCTGTGGCAGGTGTTCAGCTCAGAGTGTGCCTGGCAGTGCGTGAGCGAGGCACTGCAGATCCTCGGGGGCTCAGGCTACATGAGGGACTACCCGTACGAGCGCATGCTGCGTGACGCCCGCATCCTGCTCATCTTCGAGGTGAGTGCCCGCCACtccgccccccaccacccaccctgaGTGCTCTCGTTTGTCCCTCCTCACGGAGCCCCTTCCCCAGGCGTGGAGGGGAGGCCGAGGGGCCAAGCAAGGGCCTCTTCCGAGCCTGCCGCTTCCGTTGGCTATGTTGAGACAAGCAGAGATCTCATGGGAGGGCCTGGTTCTGCCTCCAGGGCTCTCTCTGGGTCTGGGTTTCCTTCTCTGGGTATTGAGGCAGCTGAGGGTCCTCTCCATGGGCTTCCCCAGTCCTGACCGCTCCCTCTCTAATTACTGCCCCCTTCCATGGGCTCACAAGCCTAAAGAGGGACTtcagtgagtggggagaggccgaGTGGGGTAAGGAAAGGGGACGTGGGGGCCGCCGAGCAGCTCTCGGGGAGCTCATGGTCTGACTGCACGGCCAGACTAGTGCAGTGAGGGCCTGAGGTGCCCCTCCCCCTAGAGCAGCTGGAGTCTCAGGAAGCAAGTGCACTGGGCCCCTGGCGGCAGAAACAACTTGGGCCTGGCCTAGGGGAGGGTGGTTTGGGCCAGGCAGAGGAGATGGAATATGCCAGGCCCAGACAGGGCCTTGCCTGCCAGCACTAGGTAGAGTAAGCAAACCTTTGTGGGAGCAGCGGACAGTCCTGGTTGAGGGGAGCTGGGGCAGAAGGTAGATAAGAAGGAGAGGCAAGTAGCCAGGCTGTGGAGGACCGTGGCCAATAAGCAGAGTCTGGATGTTACTGTGAAGGTGCTGGAAGCCGTCAGAGGTTTCTGGGCAGGGAGTGACTCGGGTACATTCCTGTTGTGGGAGATTCCCTGGGGCTGACATTGGGGGTGGGTTGCAGAGGTGAGACCAGAGGCCGGGTGCCCGCAGCAGAAGAGAGAGGTTGAGTCCAGAGGCTGTGGAGATGGATGGGATTTCAGGATGCACGCAGGCTGTAAGAGAGGCAGGCCCATGGACCAGGCTCGGAGCCTGAGCAATTGGTGTGGTTTCTGAAGGGCCACCTTCAGACCATGTGCAGGTGGGGCCCCGCTCCTGGGCTACCAACTCAGGGGAAGGCCTCAGGGCGTGCTCCCCACATCCCAGCCCCTGTGGTCCTCTTTCTTAGTGGATACACAGGATATGACCAGCCTGAAGTCACGAGTCCCAAGGGCACGGGGATGCGTCACATCCCTGCTGCCCCAGGAATGCTTCTTCCGAGGCCCCATTCCCTCGGCCTGGTTGAATTCAATCCTGTGTGACTGGGTGGGGCGGAAGTTCTGAGGGGCACGGACCCCTCAGTGCGAAGCAAATGCTCTAGTCTAGACTGCGAGACGGGGCATGGCTTGGCCTGCAGTCCTCCaagctctccttcctctcccatgGGAGTCTCCCGTCCATGGCTCAGCCTGGCTGTAGCGCTCAGTGCCCCACGCTGGCTGTGTGACCCGCAGCCCCACTGGCTCCCTGAGATAATCCCGGGGCGTAAGTGGTGTGCGTGGGCACAGCAGCAGGTACTGACACCTGGTACTCGGGCACGGTCGGAGGCTGCCCCGAGGAATCTGGTGGTGCCCACACAGCACTTGCTGCGCCCTGGGCATCAGCATCCCTCCCCACTGGGGAAAGTGGCTTCTCTCATAAAGAAGCCGAAGCAGAGGCTTGGAGAAAGGAATGACTCCTGTGCAGTTGGTCATAGAGAATTGGTAGGTCCCTAGGGAGGCCATGGTTCTCTGGTCAGCCCGCAACTCCTCCCCATGGAGGTGGTAGCTAGCGTGTTGCCCTGACCCTCAGGTCACAGCCCTGCTCCCTTTGTGAGGCCGCTTCCAAAAACGGCAGCTTCTGTAGCACTGACAGGTGGGCAGTGGTGTGGCCTACCCAGTCACGTGCACAGCACAGGCAAGGCCATCCCGAGGGGGCAGCCTCTGACCTCCATACTGCTGGCCACAGGGAACCAACGAGATTCTCCGGATGTACATTGCCCTGACAGGCCTGCAGCACGCTGGTCGCATCCTGACCGCAAGGATCAAGTAGGTGCCAGCCCCACTGTCTGCTCCTCGGGTCCCACCTGCCCGTCAGAGGCCCATCCCAGGGCATCTGGAGGAGGGAGGCCACCCTGTCCCGGTGAAGCCATGCAGTGCTCAGCTCAGTCGTAGgctggctggagggagggaaggggacaggagcCTTGAAATTAAAAGCCGGGCTCCAGAGCTTGGCCTGCACCTGCAAGTGACGGGAGGGTCCGCTGCCTCAGGAAGTCACGGGCCGCCTCCACTGGCAGCTCCTGCCTCCCACACTGAAGGGAGCTGTGTTCTCAGAACCTAGGGAATGAGAGGTACCCCTCAGGTGCTGGGCTCCCAGGCTAACAGGAGAccacttccttctccccctcatgGCTCCCCTGGACCCCTGTCATGGGCTCGGAGCAATTAGAAATCACTGCTGGAACCCCATACGGGTTGCTGACACTATTTGCAGACTCCTTAACCCGAGAGCACCTGGGGGCCGGCTGTGACTGCTGCTTGTGGAGAGAACTCGTGTGGCTCCACTCCGAGGGACCAGCTGCTCTCTGACAGGCGTGCAGCAGGCCCAGGCCAGGGCGGGCGGCACGTAGGTCTTGAGTAGGTCCCTTTAATGCTTTGGATAGTCCTAGGGAAGAGGTGCCCTGCAGTTCTGGTGTGCCACTAGGGACCCTGTTGCTGGGCAGTGGAAACCAGCAGTGGGGCCTGAGTTCGTGGGGCCATGGGCTTTCTGCAGTGAGCTTAAACGGGGCAATGTGAGCACTGTCATTGAGACCATCAGCCAGAAGCTTCGAGACTCCGTGGGCCGAACCGTGAACATGGGGCTGACAGGGAAGCTGGGAGCTGTGCACCCCAGTGTCACGGTGAGTGGGCACAGCTGGCATACCCCCCATCTGGGTGCCCTTCTGGGGGATGTCCCTTTCCAGAGGGCTGTGCCCAGGGCGTTGGGGAAGACGGCCCCTGCCTGGTAGCAGAGCCTGGGCCCCAGAGCCCCAGCCGTGCCGTGTCTGGGTAGGATGGGCACCATGGGGAGGGGACACTGAGCAGTGACTCCTCTGACACTCCTCTGACGTACTAGGACAGCGCCAGCAAGCTCGAGGAGAATGTGTATTACTTTGGCCGCACTGTGGAGACGTTACTGCTCCGCTTTGGCAAGGTACCTGGGCCCCTGCCAGGTCTGGGGAGGGCAGGCCCCCTCCGACTTGGGAGCCAGGGAGATGGGCTGtctaagtgtctgcctttgggaCCAGGCCTAGAAAGAAATCTTGGTCACCGTGGAGGCATGGGGTGGGGCTGGCTGTGCCAGGGGCCACTTGGGTGGGTGCCTTCCAGGCAGGGAGAGGCTCCTTAGAGCCCAAATCTAGGGCTGTTGCTGCTCCCGGTGACATGAAGCACAGTAAGCACCagcctgtgtctcagtttcctggGACCTGGTCTCACCTTGACCCCTGCCCAAACCGAGACAGAAGGGAAAACCGGGCATCCGGTGAGCCAGCCTCCCCCAACCCAAAGGGAGAGGCTGTGTTAGGCATGAATTGAGGCCTGGAGGTGGGTGAAGATGTGCCCAGGGAGGGAGGTCGTGGGCGGCGAGCCtccaccctgggctctgtgctcccagacCATCGTGGAGGAGCAGATGATCCTAAAGCGGGTGGCCAACATCCTCATCAACCTGTACGGCATGACGGCGGTGCTGTCGCGGGCCAGCCGCTCCATCCGAGTGGGGCTGCCCAACCATGACCATGAGGTAAGTCTCCCTGCCCGCTTAATCCTCTGAACTTTAATGAGGCCAGTGGTTGGAGGAGGGGGTCAGCAAGCGGCATGACCCAGTCAAGGAGTCTCGGGGGCGAGGGACTGGGCAGGTCAAAGGCCTCAGCCCGGTAGTGGTCCAGGAGGCTGCTGGTTTGCTGGGTTGTGGCCGTGGCACGCACTGGCGGTCAGCTCCGAGGAGGAGGTCTGTGCTGCTCAAGACACAGGGCTACTCCCTTTTGTCTTCCTACCTGAGGGAAGAGGAGTGGGTGAGTGAGGAGGGTCCCAAAGCTGTGCCCTCCTCCGGCTGCCTTCCTTACCCTGCCCCAGGGGCCAGATGCCGTAACAAGCACCTGCTGCGTGCATTGTCCCACAATAGCCTGTGGGCACTAGGATTATGATGGCCTTCCTGCCacagaggaaactaaggctcagagtgTCGCATAATTAGCTAACTAGTTGGGTCAGGGCTGGAATTAGAATAACGACTCTGGCTCCTGAGCAAGGCCTTTTGACCCCAGCCAAGCTGCTTAGTTTGGCTGATGGAGTTCCTTAAAGCTCACACACCAGAAAGGGGGTTCCCTATGTCATCTCTAGGTCTCTATGTCAACTCTTTAACCTTGGTTCTGGCAGGTTCTCCTGGCCAACATATTCTGTGCCGAAGCTTATTACCAGAATCTCTTCACCCTGTCCCAGCTGGACAAGTGTAAGTAGGGTGgccttgggggtgggaggggagggcctaATTCCAGGTGACTGTTGATGGTGAGCTGCTCCTGGCCCCTGTCAGGCTCCCAGGGCCTGCTGGCTGTTCACCAACCTCTCCCTTGAGTGACGGAGGGTCAGCCGGGCTGGCCTGCCGGGCAGGAGCAAAGGCTGTCAGAGTCCCCACAGGTGTCTGCCCAGCATGCCTAGCCCCAGTCTGGCAGCTGCCTAGTGAAGGTTTGCAAAGGCAGGCAGCATTTTACCTGCCCCTTCACCCCCTGCACTCCGGGGAAAATCAGTCTGCCTTCTAGCAGAAGTCCCAGGCTTTGGCTCATGCAGCTGTTGGTCTGGAATGCTCCTCTTCTACTGTAGCCACTTGGCCAAGTCTGGGAACACCCAGCTCACATTCTTCTTCTGACCCTCACAGTCATTTGGCCTCAAGGCTCCGTGTCACGTGTCCCCTGCAGAGCCCACCCCTGTTGCCAAGTGACGGAGGAGAGGAGCCCGTGATCGTGTACAGCTCCTGGCCCTGGGTGCTGGCATGTCTGTTACGTGCGGTGGGGGGAGACACGCTTGCTCCTCTGGCAGGCTTGCCTGGTGAAAGGGTCCTTCTCCAGCCCCTGCTCCCACAAGATCCAGGGTTCTTCAGGGTTACCAGGATGAACCCTTTGGTTTGCGGGATgaagcccctctccctccttctccctgtaGCCAGAATCACCTCCTGGGGGTTTGGAGGAAGAGGGTCACCTTCAGGACTCCCTTCACAGTGGGTGggctgttctttgaaaaaaaaaaaaaggaagttccaGGAATATTTCTGTTATCACAAATCTATTCATTTTCCTCCCAGATTCTCCAGAAAATCTAGATGAACAGATTAAGAAAGTGTCCGAGCAAGTCCTAGAGAAGCGAGCTTACATCTGTGCCCACCCCCTGGAAAGGATGTCCTGAAGCAAGAGGGCAGTGTTCCTTGCTGCCCCCAAGCCATGGCCCGTCGCTGGACAACTCTTTCTCCAGAAGGTGGAGGACTTGGGGTTTTTTACAAGTGGAACCGTTTCTTCCCAGTCTATACCAAAAGGGCCTTCTCCTGGCCTCAAGGCACCTCTTTAGGCTTTGCCCTGCAGGCCCTGCTGCTTGACCTGATCCCAGGTgctgaagaaagggagagaaggcagtTGGTGACACCTGGGATTTGAGGGGCTTCTGCTAGTTTAGTGGGAGACGTCGCTGCCTGTGGCACGAGGCTTGCGGGGACCTGTTTTGGGCTTGGGGAGCTGCTTCTGCCGGACCACACATTCTTCTGGTGGGCTGTGCGTTCTCCAAGAAACCACCTGCCAACTGTGTACATGGAACGTATACACTTAAAACATATACTGGGAACTAACGAAAACCAGGAAATGTAGTTTGTTTCAGCCTTTGCCGCACTGGTCACGTTTTTCCTCAGAGCCCTGGGATCCCCCCTCTGGTGATGGCCTCCAGTTCCCTTTGTGTTCACCCCGCAGGAAGAGGAAGGCCTTGAATGCTGAGGGGCAGGTGCCCAGGCCACAATGCTCCAGAGAGTACCAAGTCCCTGTCTCTGGGCTTTCTCGGGTGATGGGTGAAAACCATATGGTCGGCTGCATGACAGCATATGCTGTTTCTTGCCTGGGGCCTGTCTCTATAGAAGTTGGCCTTCACTCTTGAAGGGGGGACAAAAAGGAATCTTGAGGTGACACTAATAGACCTTTGCATTTCTCTAGACTCTTTTCTGATGTTGTTAGCCAGATGCCTTGGTCGCTGCGTGCTCACACTGGCACGCTTCCAGGCTTCACCTGGTCCTGAGAAGTTTGGGGCTCCAGAAAGCCCTCTTTGGCCATCacctggaggtgggaggagaaggccaggcccttccctttcccttcaagTACAAGTCAGTCTGCGCGGACGGCTAGCCTGAGCACTCCGCCAGGGTTTGGGGAACTAATCTTCAAGAGGTAAAAGTTTACAAATCTTGTGACATTGGACGTGACTTTCCAGTGAAACCTGACGTTCTTAGTGTTTTGTTCGAAGGGAAGCATTCTGTACAAAATGGAGAGTACTAACCTTCTAGTATAGTGCCAGGACTGGAGGCTGCATGGAGCACCTTTGCCAGGGAAGCATCTGTTCAGACCTCCCGCCCTGAGGGCAGCCCTCGGGAAAGGGGGCTTCATTGTAGGCCCAGAGTCATGGTCGCCCCGGGAGGCAGCTGGTTCTCTGCATCCAGCTGAGTTTCAAAGGCTGGGGCCCCTGGTTCAAATCTCCCTTTCCCACCTGCCGTTTCTGAGTTTTCCTTAAACACATTGTGGGGAGGAGAGGCCCCAGTGTGCGTCTGTGGCCTGCTGTCAGCTGGCACTGGCTACCCACCGCGCCCAGGAAACGTGGCTTGGGAAGGCCTGCAGTGGGGCCTGGCATCGCTGGGCCAGGCCAGGAGACCTTCACGCAGCCCCAGAGCCTGTTCCGGAGGGAGGCAGCGAGGGCCAGACAGGAGGGTGGCCAATTTCAGCAGCCTGCCAGCATTTCCTCCTGTTTCTCAGAGGTGTTACCCACTGCCCTCGGGCCTTGCGGGAATTATCTATCTGGTCTAGCTTTCTGAGAAAGGTTTCTCTGGCAAACCAGAGAggagtttctctctcctctctctccctgagcaAAGGCTCTGGCAACCAACAAGTCTGGATTCTCTGTTAAATGAGGCCCATCTTCATAAACAGGGTGAGAGGGACCCATGCTCctaggctccctccctcccccagagaggGATGGCAGCATCTTGGAATAGGAAGGGAGTCAGAAGGTCCCAGAGGtgcccagagcccctgcccccagccgcTGGCCAGGCATCTGGTCCTGGGTAATGTGTGTTGGGGCTCAGAAAGCCCTTAGACCTATCCTCCGACTTCTGCGTTTTGTAAGAAACCAGACCCAGAGcagtaaagtgacttgcccaacgtcacacagcaagttagcaTGACAGCTGGAATTAGAATCCAGAGCCCCTGAGTTTTCACCCAGCCCGCTAACGCCAAACCCAAATCTGACTCTCAGAAAGTCTGGGCAGCTAAAGCGAAATGGATCCTGCCACAAACGCACAGCAGCAGAGTTCCCAACTGCCCATGGCATCGGGAGGCTCGGCCCTGCAAAGGCCTCTTACCCATTCTGGGCTTTAGCACTGGAGA is a window from the Leopardus geoffroyi isolate Oge1 chromosome A2, O.geoffroyi_Oge1_pat1.0, whole genome shotgun sequence genome containing:
- the ACAD9 gene encoding complex I assembly factor ACAD9, mitochondrial isoform X2; translation: MQVPEEYGGLGLSNTLYARMGEIVGLDGSIAVTLAAHQAIGLKGIILAGSKEQKAKYLPRLASGEHIAAFCLTEPSSGSDAASIKTRATLSEDKKYYILNGSKVWITNGGLANIFTVFAKTQVVDSESSVKDKITAFIVERDFGGVTNGKPEDKLGIRGSNTCEVHFENTKVPVENVLGEVGGGFKVAMNILNSGRFSMGSIVAGMLKKLIEMTAEYACTRKQFNKNLSEFGLIQEKFALMAQKAYVMESMAYLTAGMLDRPGFPDCSIEAAMVKVFSSECAWQCVSEALQILGGSGYMRDYPYERMLRDARILLIFEGTNEILRMYIALTGLQHAGRILTARINELKRGNVSTVIETISQKLRDSVGRTVNMGLTGKLGAVHPSVTDSASKLEENVYYFGRTVETLLLRFGKTIVEEQMILKRVANILINLYGMTAVLSRASRSIRVGLPNHDHEVLLANIFCAEAYYQNLFTLSQLDKYSPENLDEQIKKVSEQVLEKRAYICAHPLERMS